One Thiocapsa bogorovii DNA segment encodes these proteins:
- a CDS encoding sigma-54-dependent transcriptional regulator, protein MSAARPTVLLVDDEPLSLETLTRTLDEPFEVLTATSAAAAEEILAEEWVQVVVTDQRMPETTGVEFLSRVRERWPDVVRIIISGYTDPGDIIDGINRAGIYQYITKPWHPDTLLLTVGNACHLYRLQREHELLSLETRLTAATLEQKLAAHRARLKRTFRLDAIVRSPGGPLDAVCDLVERVAPYDIPVLLTGESGTGKELFARALHYNSHRADKPFVAENCGAMPDQLLESELFGHKKGAFTGAVNDRIGLFEQADGGTIFLDEIGEVSRAFQVKLLRVLQEGDVRPLGSNQRRRVDVRVVAATNRSLETEIGEGRFREDLYYRVAAVRLHLPPLRERPDDIPVLARHHLAAAMTAFGKPVTGLSDDLIDRLQRYHWPGNVRELQNEIQRMLVMCDGNQLGADLLDPGIPGADSRSRPPIPEPFPGQTLKARIEALEAGVLVETLERNRWNKSKTAVELGLSRVGLSAKIERYGLEKPP, encoded by the coding sequence ATGAGCGCCGCCCGCCCGACCGTCCTGCTGGTCGACGACGAGCCGCTGTCGCTCGAGACCCTCACCCGGACGCTCGACGAGCCGTTCGAGGTCCTGACGGCGACCAGCGCCGCCGCCGCCGAGGAAATCCTCGCGGAGGAATGGGTCCAGGTCGTCGTCACCGATCAGCGGATGCCCGAGACCACCGGAGTGGAATTTCTCTCACGGGTCAGGGAGCGTTGGCCGGACGTCGTGCGCATCATCATCTCGGGCTACACGGATCCTGGAGACATCATCGACGGTATCAACCGCGCGGGCATCTATCAGTACATCACCAAACCCTGGCATCCCGACACTCTCCTGCTGACCGTCGGGAACGCCTGCCATCTTTATCGCCTCCAGCGCGAGCATGAGCTGCTCTCGCTCGAAACCCGCCTCACCGCCGCGACCCTGGAGCAGAAACTCGCCGCACACCGCGCGCGACTGAAACGGACCTTTCGGCTCGACGCCATCGTGCGCAGTCCCGGCGGCCCTCTCGACGCGGTGTGCGACCTGGTTGAACGTGTCGCACCCTACGACATCCCGGTGCTGTTGACCGGCGAGTCCGGCACCGGGAAGGAGCTCTTTGCGCGCGCCCTGCACTACAACAGCCACCGAGCCGACAAGCCTTTCGTCGCGGAGAATTGCGGCGCCATGCCGGATCAACTCCTCGAGAGCGAGCTATTCGGCCACAAGAAAGGCGCCTTTACGGGCGCCGTGAACGATCGAATCGGTCTCTTCGAGCAGGCGGACGGCGGTACCATCTTTCTCGACGAGATCGGCGAGGTCTCGCGGGCGTTTCAGGTCAAACTGCTGCGGGTCCTGCAGGAAGGCGACGTGCGCCCGCTCGGAAGCAACCAGCGTCGCCGCGTCGACGTGCGTGTGGTGGCAGCCACGAATCGGTCGCTGGAGACCGAGATCGGCGAAGGCCGCTTTCGGGAGGATCTCTATTACAGGGTCGCCGCGGTGCGCCTGCATCTGCCGCCGCTGCGCGAACGCCCGGACGACATCCCGGTGCTCGCACGTCATCACCTCGCGGCGGCCATGACGGCTTTCGGAAAGCCCGTGACAGGACTCAGCGACGATTTGATCGACCGCCTCCAACGCTATCATTGGCCGGGAAACGTGCGGGAGCTGCAGAACGAAATCCAACGAATGCTGGTCATGTGCGACGGCAACCAGCTCGGAGCGGACTTGCTCGATCCCGGCATCCCGGGTGCCGATTCGCGCTCCAGGCCCCCGATCCCGGAGCCGTTCCCGGGCCAAACCCTCAAGGCCCGAATCGAAGCCCTCGAGGCCGGCGTCCTCGTCGAGACACTCGAACGCAATCGCTGGAACAAGTCAAAGACGGCCGTCGAGCTCGGCCTGTCGCGCGTCGGCCTCAGTGCAAAGATCGAGCGTTACGGGCTGGAGAAACCGCCGTAG
- a CDS encoding ribonucleotide-diphosphate reductase subunit beta, which produces MLNWDDPLATTGPAARDQGRAFIVDPTETPDDWAADRQPDIDTATPARATLETAHVRPGHGLVSNADLMSTAGAAPVVDPNPFPASASLQSELPIGDTLVPTEPRLQTQHSDEGIVGGATGLESLEMGAGRVRVDDKKIINCHADLNQLVPFKYEWAWQKYLDACANHWMPQEINMNADIALWKDPNGLTEDERTIIKRNLGFFSTADSLVANNLVLAVYRHISNPECRQYLLRQAFEEALHTHAYQYVVESLGLDEGEIFNMYREVPSVARKAEWALPYTQHLADPHFKTGTPENDRKLLRELVAFYVIFEGIFFYVGFVQVLSMGRRNKMTGTAEQFQYILRDESMHMNFGIDVINQIKIENPHLWSPEFKQELITMIRDAVTMESRYAHDTMPRGVLGLNAPMFEEYLQFIANRRCAQIGLPEQYPGASNPFPWMSEVLDLKKEKNFFETRVTEYQTGGALNWD; this is translated from the coding sequence ATGCTGAACTGGGACGATCCACTCGCCACGACCGGACCCGCCGCCCGTGATCAGGGAAGGGCATTCATCGTCGATCCGACCGAAACGCCCGACGACTGGGCCGCCGACCGGCAGCCCGACATCGACACCGCGACCCCGGCTCGTGCGACCCTCGAAACCGCGCATGTGCGCCCAGGCCACGGCCTGGTCAGCAATGCCGACCTGATGTCTACCGCCGGCGCGGCCCCGGTCGTCGACCCCAACCCCTTCCCCGCATCCGCCTCGCTCCAGAGCGAGCTGCCGATCGGGGACACCCTGGTGCCCACCGAGCCCCGGCTGCAGACGCAGCATTCGGACGAGGGCATCGTCGGCGGCGCCACCGGTCTCGAGTCGCTTGAGATGGGCGCGGGGCGGGTGCGCGTCGACGACAAGAAGATCATCAACTGTCACGCCGATCTGAACCAGCTCGTCCCCTTCAAATACGAGTGGGCGTGGCAAAAGTATCTCGACGCCTGCGCCAACCACTGGATGCCGCAAGAGATCAACATGAACGCGGATATCGCGCTCTGGAAGGACCCCAACGGACTGACCGAGGACGAGCGCACCATCATCAAACGCAACCTCGGCTTCTTTTCCACGGCCGACTCCCTGGTCGCAAACAACCTGGTGCTCGCGGTCTATCGCCACATCTCCAACCCCGAGTGTCGGCAATACCTTCTGCGCCAAGCCTTCGAGGAGGCGCTGCATACCCACGCCTATCAGTACGTCGTCGAGAGCCTTGGCCTGGATGAAGGCGAAATCTTCAATATGTACCGAGAGGTCCCCTCGGTGGCGCGCAAAGCCGAATGGGCCCTACCCTATACCCAGCACCTTGCCGACCCGCACTTCAAGACCGGAACGCCCGAGAACGACCGCAAGTTGCTGCGCGAGCTGGTCGCCTTCTACGTGATCTTTGAAGGCATCTTTTTCTATGTCGGATTCGTGCAGGTCCTGAGCATGGGCCGGCGCAACAAGATGACCGGCACCGCCGAGCAGTTCCAATACATCCTGCGCGACGAATCCATGCACATGAACTTCGGCATCGACGTGATCAACCAGATCAAGATCGAAAACCCCCATCTGTGGAGCCCGGAGTTCAAGCAAGAGCTCATCACCATGATCCGCGATGCGGTGACCATGGAATCGCGCTATGCCCACGACACCATGCCGCGCGGTGTCCTCGGGCTCAACGCACCCATGTTCGAAGAGTATCTGCAATTCATCGCCAATCGGCGTTGCGCACAGATTGGTCTGCCTGAGCAATATCCTGGCGCATCCAACCCCTTCCCTTGGATGTCCGAAGTGCTTGACCTGAAGAAGGAAAAGAACTTCTTCGAGACCCGGGTGACGGAATATCAGACGGGTGGTGCGCTGAACTGGGATTAA
- a CDS encoding NAD(P)/FAD-dependent oxidoreductase, with protein sequence MARILILGAGISGHTVARYLGKWLGKSHSITVVSPKPKWNWIPSNIWVGVGEMTEKQVTFELAPIYKKLGVDFRQAGAVSIHPEGGAEHNDPYVTIEYTDAERAGQTEAVEYDYLVNATGPKLNFGATPGLGPDGGHSLSVCTPDHAKEANEHLQKMIAEMKAGATKTFVVGTGHGMCTCQGAAFEYIYNVDHALREAGVRDKGRLIWISNEYELGDFGMGGVHIHRGGYVTNGKVFAESLMVERGMEWITRAAVSKVEPGKVHYEMLDGSFHEIDFDFAMLIPPFAGQPLKAFDKSGEDITSKIFAPNGFMKVDADYEPKPYEDWGPKDWPKTYQTPLYKNMFAVGIAFAPPHLISKPMKSANGTPINPTPPRTGMPSAAIGKAVATSIRDMIKGASAPTQTASMAEIGAACVASTGSDIFKGTAATMTVFPVVPDYDKYPEYGRDMDLTFGEIGLAGHWMKYILHHVFIYQAKLRPGWSMLPD encoded by the coding sequence ATGGCACGAATCCTTATCCTCGGAGCGGGAATCTCCGGGCACACGGTTGCCCGATATCTCGGAAAATGGCTCGGCAAGTCGCATTCGATTACCGTCGTTTCGCCCAAACCGAAGTGGAATTGGATCCCGTCCAACATCTGGGTCGGCGTCGGGGAGATGACCGAGAAGCAGGTGACCTTCGAGCTGGCCCCCATCTACAAGAAGCTCGGTGTCGATTTTCGCCAGGCGGGTGCTGTTTCGATCCATCCCGAGGGTGGTGCCGAGCATAACGATCCTTATGTCACGATCGAGTACACGGACGCTGAGCGAGCCGGTCAGACCGAAGCGGTCGAATACGACTACTTGGTCAACGCGACCGGTCCGAAGCTGAACTTCGGCGCGACCCCGGGTCTCGGCCCGGACGGCGGCCATAGCCTTTCGGTCTGCACCCCGGACCATGCAAAGGAGGCCAACGAACATCTGCAGAAGATGATCGCGGAGATGAAGGCCGGCGCCACCAAGACCTTTGTCGTCGGCACCGGTCATGGTATGTGCACCTGCCAGGGCGCAGCCTTCGAATACATCTACAACGTCGACCACGCCTTGCGCGAGGCCGGCGTGCGCGATAAGGGGCGGCTGATCTGGATCAGCAACGAGTACGAGCTCGGCGACTTCGGCATGGGCGGCGTGCATATCCACCGCGGCGGCTACGTCACGAACGGCAAGGTCTTCGCCGAATCGCTCATGGTCGAGCGCGGCATGGAATGGATCACGCGCGCGGCCGTTTCGAAGGTCGAGCCGGGTAAGGTCCACTACGAAATGCTCGACGGCAGCTTCCACGAGATCGACTTCGATTTCGCCATGCTGATCCCGCCGTTTGCCGGACAGCCCTTGAAGGCGTTCGACAAATCCGGCGAGGACATCACGAGCAAGATCTTCGCGCCGAACGGCTTCATGAAGGTGGACGCCGATTACGAGCCGAAGCCCTACGAGGATTGGGGTCCGAAGGACTGGCCGAAGACCTATCAAACCCCGCTGTACAAGAACATGTTCGCCGTGGGGATCGCCTTTGCGCCCCCGCACCTGATCAGCAAGCCCATGAAGAGCGCAAACGGCACCCCGATCAACCCGACGCCGCCACGGACGGGCATGCCGTCAGCCGCGATCGGAAAGGCTGTAGCCACAAGCATTCGGGACATGATCAAGGGTGCATCCGCTCCCACGCAGACGGCGTCTATGGCCGAGATCGGTGCGGCCTGCGTGGCCTCGACCGGATCGGACATCTTCAAAGGGACTGCAGCCACCATGACCGTGTTTCCGGTGGTGCCGGACTACGACAAATACCCGGAATACGGTCGCGACATGGATCTGACCTTCGGCGAGATCGGCTTGGCGGGGCATTGGATGAAATACATCCTGCACCACGTCTTTATCTATCAGGCGAAGCTCAGGCCCGGTTGGTCGATGCTGCCCGATTGA
- the hybD gene encoding HyaD/HybD family hydrogenase maturation endopeptidase, with protein MRSDPEILVLGIGNLLWADEGFGVRAVEALQRHWVMSSNVQLLDGGTQGIYLVDRVRKADVLVVFDAVDYGLPPGTMKRVEDDEVPRFLGAKKMSLHQTGFQEVLALAAMLGDYPKHLLLIGVQPVELDDFGGSLRPQIKERITPAIEMALEYLAQFGVVARRREDSTVDSPHLPHPSLDLIAYESGRPGPEIACRIGDERVLTSLSARTVQPGNPHGDRQ; from the coding sequence ATGCGATCCGATCCGGAGATCCTTGTCCTCGGCATCGGCAATCTCCTCTGGGCCGACGAAGGCTTCGGCGTGCGCGCGGTGGAGGCCCTTCAAAGACACTGGGTGATGTCGTCCAACGTGCAGCTGCTCGACGGCGGGACACAGGGGATCTACCTGGTTGATCGGGTGCGCAAGGCCGATGTACTGGTGGTCTTCGACGCGGTCGACTACGGGCTGCCGCCGGGCACCATGAAGCGGGTCGAGGACGACGAGGTGCCGCGCTTCCTCGGTGCCAAGAAGATGAGCCTGCACCAAACCGGCTTTCAGGAGGTGCTCGCGCTTGCCGCCATGCTCGGCGACTATCCGAAGCATCTCCTCCTGATCGGCGTTCAGCCTGTCGAGTTGGATGACTTCGGCGGTAGCCTCCGCCCGCAGATCAAGGAGCGGATCACCCCGGCGATCGAGATGGCATTGGAGTATCTGGCGCAGTTCGGTGTCGTCGCGCGGCGGCGAGAGGATTCGACTGTCGACTCCCCTCATCTGCCACACCCGTCGCTCGATTTGATCGCGTACGAATCCGGCCGACCGGGACCCGAGATCGCCTGCCGCATCGGCGACGAGCGCGTCCTGACGAGCCTGTCCGCCCGGACCGTCCAACCCGGAAATCCACACGGAGATCGTCAATGA
- a CDS encoding ferredoxin: protein MISKIEVIDVACIGCGTCWVACPQAFKEHDIGDDLKALPTGGLGDQHIMRAAAEGCPTLAISLIDEAGVVLFPSEEARAALNASSDW from the coding sequence ATGATCAGTAAAATCGAGGTTATCGACGTCGCCTGCATCGGCTGCGGGACCTGCTGGGTCGCTTGCCCCCAAGCCTTCAAAGAGCACGATATCGGGGACGACCTCAAGGCACTCCCGACGGGCGGGCTGGGTGACCAGCACATCATGCGTGCTGCTGCAGAGGGTTGTCCCACCTTGGCGATCTCGCTGATCGACGAGGCGGGCGTGGTCCTGTTTCCGAGCGAGGAGGCCCGGGCCGCACTGAATGCGTCGTCTGACTGGTGA
- a CDS encoding EAL domain-containing protein, whose product MELGLRRGEFFLEYLPTISLANGRCTGAEALIRWRRPDHVIMPPGDFIPIAENTRVSGLLTYWVVETVAAELSDWLRANPDANLGINVPPEIVGRGGIRYAADRSGLSEFTKQIILEITERGIPDMMAVTAINDYLSIGGRVALDDVTLVGGGNLAVLARCSISIIKLDRSLVSQIVEQNPAPAWLDSVRALLGSSQLKVVAEGVETQFQLASIRTAGIQEAQGFYFSRPIPAAEFVAFHHKTRGYESLDRWAQ is encoded by the coding sequence ATGGAGCTCGGTCTGAGACGGGGTGAGTTCTTCCTCGAGTATCTACCTACGATTTCCCTCGCGAATGGACGCTGTACAGGTGCCGAGGCCCTCATCCGCTGGCGGCGTCCCGATCACGTGATCATGCCTCCCGGGGACTTTATCCCCATTGCCGAGAATACCCGCGTTTCCGGGCTCCTCACCTATTGGGTGGTCGAGACCGTTGCAGCGGAATTGAGCGACTGGCTCAGGGCCAACCCGGACGCGAATCTCGGGATCAACGTACCGCCTGAAATCGTGGGCCGCGGCGGGATACGTTATGCCGCAGATCGCAGCGGCCTCAGCGAATTCACCAAGCAAATCATCCTGGAGATAACCGAGCGGGGCATACCGGACATGATGGCGGTCACGGCGATCAACGACTATTTGTCGATCGGCGGTCGCGTTGCCCTCGACGACGTCACCTTGGTCGGCGGCGGCAACCTGGCCGTCCTCGCGCGCTGCAGCATCAGCATCATCAAGCTCGACCGGTCCCTCGTCTCCCAAATCGTCGAACAAAACCCGGCGCCCGCTTGGCTGGATAGCGTCAGGGCCTTGCTGGGTTCCTCGCAACTGAAGGTCGTCGCCGAAGGGGTCGAAACGCAGTTTCAGCTTGCCTCAATCCGGACCGCCGGCATTCAAGAGGCACAAGGCTTCTATTTTTCCCGCCCCATCCCAGCGGCTGAATTCGTGGCCTTTCATCATAAGACTCGCGGTTATGAGTCACTTGACCGCTGGGCTCAATGA
- the cybH gene encoding Ni/Fe-hydrogenase, b-type cytochrome subunit, whose protein sequence is MNTSLPNVKQTAVYVYQAPLRAWHWINALSITILAITGYLIGSPLPTLPGEASDHYVMGYIRFAHFAAAYVFVIAFIFRIYWAFVGNRYSHQLFTLPFWRASFWHELIHEVRWYAFKETEPAKYIGHNPLAHLFMVVIITVGGLVMIVTGFALYSEQTGLGTWQDQLFGWVIPFVGQSQDVRMWHHWGMWVIVIFVMLHVYTAIREDIMSRQSLISTMVSGWRMFKDDRP, encoded by the coding sequence ATGAACACCAGCCTTCCCAACGTCAAACAGACCGCGGTCTATGTCTATCAGGCGCCGCTGCGAGCCTGGCATTGGATCAATGCACTCTCGATCACGATCCTGGCCATCACCGGCTACCTCATCGGCAGCCCGCTTCCGACATTGCCCGGAGAGGCGAGCGATCACTATGTCATGGGTTATATCCGATTTGCGCACTTCGCCGCGGCCTATGTCTTCGTGATTGCCTTCATCTTCCGGATCTATTGGGCATTCGTCGGCAATCGCTATTCTCACCAATTGTTCACCCTGCCCTTCTGGCGTGCGAGCTTCTGGCATGAGCTGATTCACGAGGTCCGCTGGTATGCCTTCAAGGAGACCGAGCCCGCGAAATATATCGGCCACAATCCGCTGGCTCACCTCTTCATGGTGGTCATCATCACCGTCGGCGGTTTGGTGATGATCGTCACCGGCTTCGCTCTCTATTCCGAGCAGACCGGCCTCGGCACTTGGCAAGACCAGCTGTTCGGCTGGGTCATCCCCTTCGTCGGTCAGAGTCAGGACGTGCGTATGTGGCACCACTGGGGCATGTGGGTCATCGTGATCTTCGTGATGCTGCACGTCTATACGGCGATTCGCGAGGACATCATGTCGCGTCAGAGTCTGATCAGCACAATGGTCAGCGGCTGGCGGATGTTCAAGGACGATCGGCCATGA
- a CDS encoding hydrogenase expression/formation protein, with amino-acid sequence MTTPIDLTETRRMPGTTFSVVVDDGPDYLSMPKGMATYQAPLLPEPELLEGCTAGLELLRQLQRSLSRHRVGRPADVLDLGPLDLVNRRLVDQTLGEGEVSVIEQGLQGTRAQETRLAGVWRLEVPASGDCAGRELIEVAEIPRFVRESAFIGTIETIGPVADLADGVMNAPALIAEIEAKVAEWRPGDSAHIINLTLLPMTEQDHAYLDERLGRGHVTILSRGYGSCRIVASGIRQVWWVQHFNSDDRLILSTLEVTDVPIAALAAQEDIDDSRDRLAEILEALG; translated from the coding sequence ATGACCACACCGATAGACCTCACCGAGACGCGGCGGATGCCGGGAACGACCTTCAGTGTCGTGGTCGACGACGGCCCTGACTATCTCTCGATGCCCAAGGGGATGGCGACCTATCAAGCCCCGCTGCTGCCCGAGCCGGAGTTGCTCGAGGGCTGCACGGCCGGACTGGAGCTGTTGCGGCAACTGCAAAGGTCCCTGTCGCGACATCGCGTCGGCCGGCCGGCCGATGTCCTGGATCTGGGCCCACTCGACCTCGTGAATCGCCGGCTTGTCGACCAGACCCTCGGCGAGGGCGAGGTCAGCGTGATTGAGCAGGGTCTGCAAGGAACCCGCGCGCAGGAAACACGCCTGGCCGGGGTCTGGCGGCTAGAGGTTCCCGCCTCGGGCGACTGCGCGGGACGCGAACTGATCGAGGTGGCGGAGATCCCTCGCTTCGTGCGGGAGAGCGCCTTTATCGGCACAATCGAGACGATCGGACCCGTCGCCGATCTCGCGGACGGTGTCATGAACGCGCCGGCGCTGATCGCCGAGATCGAGGCCAAGGTCGCCGAATGGCGTCCCGGGGACTCGGCCCACATCATCAATCTGACCTTGCTCCCCATGACGGAGCAGGATCACGCCTATCTCGACGAGCGCCTCGGCCGAGGGCACGTGACCATCCTCTCGCGCGGCTACGGGAGTTGTCGGATCGTCGCGAGCGGCATTCGACAGGTCTGGTGGGTGCAGCACTTCAACTCCGACGATCGTCTCATCCTGAGCACACTCGAGGTCACGGATGTCCCGATCGCCGCGCTCGCTGCACAGGAGGACATCGACGACAGCCGCGACCGGTTGGCGGAGATTCTGGAGGCATTGGGTTGA
- a CDS encoding NADAR family protein — protein sequence MRTETSVYVSMTDEENLLSAVSPRPFSLDGAEWPTAEHYVLGMLFEDPALRAEIRSDPDPQQARKLAKRHKRKIRSDWDSVRRVYMTRAIYTLCRSHPASAQALLQTSDKRIVESSLYDYYWGCGRDGRGLNTYGEVLMDVRQKLRSAKVDSPGLSNGQALDSPRQT from the coding sequence ATGCGCACTGAAACGAGCGTTTATGTCTCGATGACGGACGAGGAGAATCTGCTCTCCGCCGTATCGCCTCGACCCTTCTCCCTCGACGGCGCCGAATGGCCGACAGCCGAGCATTATGTGTTGGGCATGCTGTTCGAGGATCCCGCGCTTAGGGCAGAGATCCGCTCGGACCCCGACCCGCAGCAAGCCCGCAAGCTCGCCAAGCGCCACAAGCGCAAGATCCGCAGCGACTGGGACTCGGTGCGACGCGTCTACATGACCCGCGCCATCTATACCCTTTGCCGGAGCCACCCCGCGTCCGCACAGGCACTCCTCCAAACCAGCGACAAACGCATCGTCGAGAGCAGCCTCTATGATTACTACTGGGGCTGCGGCCGTGACGGGCGTGGACTGAACACCTATGGGGAGGTGCTCATGGATGTACGGCAGAAGCTCAGGTCGGCGAAGGTGGACTCTCCGGGCTTATCGAACGGTCAAGCTCTTGATTCACCGAGGCAAACTTGA
- a CDS encoding SulP family inorganic anion transporter → MSYSVSHRWSWLVPFMSWLPAVGRAEMKADALAAAIGALVVLPQAVAFATIAGMPPEYGLYAGMVPAIIAALFGSSRHLVSGPTTAASVVLFSALSVMAMPGSPDYVTLALTLTFMVGLMELALGLARMGTLVNFISHSVVVGFTAGAALLIAAKQLKHFFGIEMDSGGHLHDILIQFGHHALEINPATTLVAVSTLLIGIAFKLWLPKIPYMIAAMLGGSLIAVGLDAWLGNEVTRIATVGALPAGFPPLSVPDLELNHIKELAPTALAVTLFALTEAVSIGRSLAARGGYRIDGNQEFIGQGLSNIAGSFFSAYVATGSFNRSGVNYAAGARTPLAAIFAGVLLIGIVPLVAPYASYLPKAAMAGLLFLVAWGLVDFKEIGHILKASKRETSVLAVTFFSALFLELEFAIFAGVLLSLVLYLDRTSKPRIVQLAPDSRLPNRAFSSEPDVAQCPQLRIMRIDGSLFFGSVAHVESAFDRLRATHPEQKHLAILADGINFVDLQGGETLVREAKRRQAEGGGLYLINVKAGLWEALERCGCIDATGGRNVFQAKNAAIRAIYQKLDKSICATCPKPIFIECGANRGKPSASP, encoded by the coding sequence ATGTCGTACTCGGTCTCGCATCGCTGGTCTTGGCTCGTCCCCTTCATGTCCTGGCTGCCCGCGGTCGGGCGCGCGGAGATGAAGGCGGATGCGCTCGCTGCCGCCATCGGTGCCCTGGTCGTGCTGCCGCAGGCAGTGGCCTTCGCGACCATCGCAGGCATGCCACCGGAATATGGACTCTATGCCGGGATGGTGCCCGCCATCATCGCGGCGCTGTTCGGGTCGTCGCGTCACCTGGTTTCCGGGCCGACGACGGCGGCCTCGGTCGTCCTGTTCTCGGCCTTGTCGGTGATGGCGATGCCCGGCTCGCCGGACTATGTCACCCTTGCCTTGACCTTGACCTTCATGGTTGGCCTCATGGAGCTTGCACTCGGTCTCGCGCGGATGGGGACCTTGGTCAACTTCATCTCGCATTCGGTGGTCGTGGGCTTCACCGCCGGCGCGGCGCTCTTGATTGCGGCCAAGCAGCTCAAGCATTTCTTCGGTATCGAGATGGACAGCGGGGGACACTTGCACGACATCTTGATCCAGTTCGGTCATCACGCGCTCGAGATCAACCCGGCGACCACCCTGGTGGCGGTCTCGACCCTGCTGATCGGCATCGCTTTCAAACTTTGGTTGCCGAAGATTCCCTACATGATCGCCGCCATGCTCGGCGGCAGTCTGATCGCCGTCGGGCTCGACGCCTGGCTCGGCAACGAGGTCACGCGGATCGCGACCGTCGGGGCCTTGCCTGCGGGCTTCCCGCCGCTGTCGGTCCCTGACTTGGAGCTTAACCACATCAAGGAGTTGGCTCCGACCGCTTTGGCGGTCACCCTTTTCGCACTCACCGAGGCGGTGTCGATCGGCCGCTCTCTCGCGGCGCGCGGGGGTTACCGCATCGACGGCAACCAAGAGTTTATCGGCCAAGGCCTATCGAACATCGCCGGCTCCTTCTTTTCGGCCTACGTTGCGACCGGTTCCTTCAACCGCAGCGGCGTGAACTATGCCGCCGGCGCACGAACGCCGTTGGCGGCTATCTTCGCGGGCGTGCTGCTGATCGGGATCGTGCCCTTGGTTGCACCCTATGCCAGTTATCTGCCGAAGGCGGCGATGGCCGGATTGCTCTTCCTGGTCGCTTGGGGGCTTGTCGATTTCAAGGAGATCGGGCATATCCTCAAGGCCTCCAAGCGCGAGACCTCGGTCTTGGCGGTCACCTTCTTCTCGGCGCTCTTCTTGGAGCTCGAGTTTGCGATCTTCGCCGGTGTCTTGCTATCGCTGGTCCTCTATCTGGATCGTACATCCAAGCCGCGCATCGTCCAGCTGGCACCGGATTCGCGTCTGCCCAATCGAGCCTTCTCCTCCGAGCCGGACGTCGCGCAATGCCCGCAGCTGCGCATTATGCGGATCGACGGCTCGCTCTTCTTCGGTTCGGTCGCGCATGTCGAGAGCGCCTTCGATCGCCTGCGCGCGACCCATCCCGAGCAGAAGCATCTCGCGATCCTCGCCGACGGCATCAACTTTGTCGATCTGCAGGGCGGCGAGACCTTGGTGCGCGAGGCCAAGCGGCGCCAAGCCGAGGGCGGCGGGCTCTATCTGATCAATGTCAAGGCCGGCCTCTGGGAGGCGCTCGAGCGCTGCGGCTGTATCGACGCGACCGGCGGACGTAATGTCTTTCAGGCCAAGAACGCGGCCATTCGCGCGATCTACCAGAAACTGGACAAGTCGATCTGCGCGACCTGTCCGAAGCCGATCTTTATCGAGTGCGGGGCTAATCGGGGCAAGCCCTCGGCGAGCCCCTGA
- a CDS encoding rubredoxin, whose amino-acid sequence MECRICWSIYDPAAGDSVGEVPPGTAFDGLPDAWRCPRCDSDKSYFLPVT is encoded by the coding sequence ATGGAATGCCGGATCTGCTGGTCCATCTATGACCCGGCCGCGGGAGATTCTGTCGGCGAGGTGCCGCCAGGCACCGCCTTCGACGGCCTTCCGGACGCTTGGCGATGCCCCCGTTGCGACAGCGATAAGTCCTATTTTCTGCCCGTCACCTAA